CGTTTTGAAAATGTCAGGAAGAGGCAAACAGGGTGGCAAAGTCAGGGCTAAAGCCAAGACCCGATCATCCAGAGCAGGTCTGCAGTTCCCAGTCGGCCGTGTCCACAGGCTGCTCAGAAAGGGCAATTATGCCGAGCGGGTTGGAGCCGGAGCTCCGGtctatctggctgcagtgctggagtatCTGACCGCCGAGATCCTGGAACTGGCTGGGAATGCAGCCCGAGACAACAAGAAGACCCGCATCATCCCCCGCCATCTGCAGCTCGCTGTGCGCAACGACGAGGAGCTCAACAAACTGC
Above is a genomic segment from Pelobates fuscus isolate aPelFus1 chromosome 6, aPelFus1.pri, whole genome shotgun sequence containing:
- the LOC134615421 gene encoding histone H2A type 2-B; its protein translation is MSGRGKQGGKVRAKAKTRSSRAGLQFPVGRVHRLLRKGNYAERVGAGAPVYLAAVLEYLTAEILELAGNAARDNKKTRIIPRHLQLAVRNDEELNKLLGGVTIAQGGVLPNIQAVLLPKKTDSHKPAKSK